A part of Terriglobales bacterium genomic DNA contains:
- a CDS encoding ABC transporter permease, protein YIRTARAKGLPERTVVYRHALRNAMVPVLTVIGLQFGALLAGAIVTETIFSWPGIGRLTIQAISSRDYYLVQGCILAIGLSYVAVNLLTDLMYSVVNPRIRQ, encoded by the coding sequence TACATCCGCACCGCGCGCGCCAAAGGCCTGCCGGAGCGCACGGTCGTGTACCGCCACGCCCTGCGGAATGCCATGGTCCCGGTGCTGACCGTGATCGGTTTGCAGTTCGGCGCACTGCTGGCGGGCGCCATCGTCACCGAGACCATCTTCTCCTGGCCGGGCATCGGGCGGCTCACCATCCAGGCCATCAGCAGCCGCGACTACTACCTGGTGCAGGGCTGCATCCTGGCCATCGGCCTGAGCTACGTGGCGGTGAACCTTCTGACCGACCTGATGTATTCGGTGGTGAACCCGAGGATCCGGCAGTGA